A stretch of the Bordetella genomosp. 8 genome encodes the following:
- the lpxO gene encoding lipid A hydroxylase LpxO: MKWLIPGIWLASILYGHYRGRVRLAWSRVFLDHSVLLAPVNAFMVLVSRVPTTPYVSTREIPELQVLQDNWEIIRDEALQMAELRRIKAAERHDDIGFNSFFKYGWKRFYLKWYDARHPSAEALCPRTVALLKTLPKVKAAMFAELPDGGKLNPHRDPFSGSLRYHLGLATPNDDRCYIDVDGERYSWRDGEGVVFDETYIHEAHNQSGQNRIILFCDVERPLRWRWAEAFNSWFGKVVMSAASSPNDEGDKTGAINRLTHAHWRLDQVRKRFKAWNRPLYKAIKWGLVVLVVGAFVWI, from the coding sequence ATGAAATGGCTGATCCCCGGCATCTGGCTGGCGTCCATCCTGTATGGGCATTATCGCGGCCGCGTGCGCCTGGCCTGGTCACGCGTGTTCCTGGACCATTCGGTGCTGCTGGCCCCGGTCAACGCCTTCATGGTGCTGGTCTCGCGCGTCCCCACGACGCCCTATGTGTCGACCCGTGAAATCCCGGAACTGCAGGTGCTCCAGGACAACTGGGAAATCATTCGTGACGAGGCGCTGCAGATGGCCGAACTGCGGCGCATCAAGGCGGCGGAACGCCACGACGACATCGGCTTCAATTCTTTTTTCAAATACGGCTGGAAGCGCTTCTACCTGAAGTGGTACGACGCCCGCCACCCGTCGGCCGAAGCGCTGTGTCCGCGCACGGTGGCCCTGCTCAAGACCCTGCCCAAGGTCAAGGCGGCGATGTTCGCCGAACTGCCGGATGGCGGCAAGCTGAACCCTCACCGCGATCCCTTTTCCGGTTCGCTGCGCTATCACCTGGGGCTGGCCACGCCCAACGACGACCGTTGCTATATCGACGTGGATGGCGAACGCTACAGCTGGCGCGATGGCGAAGGCGTGGTGTTCGACGAAACCTATATCCACGAAGCCCATAACCAGTCCGGCCAGAACCGCATCATCCTGTTCTGCGACGTAGAACGGCCGCTGCGCTGGCGCTGGGCCGAGGCCTTCAACAGCTGGTTCGGCAAGGTGGTGATGTCCGCCGCCAGTTCGCCGAACGACGAAGGCGACAAGACCGGCGCGATCAACCGCCTGACGCATGCGCACTGGCGCCTGGACCAGGTGCGCAAGCGCTTCAAGGCCTGGAACCGGCCGCTCTACAAGGCCATCAAGTGGGGCCTGGTGGTGCTGGTGGTCGGCGCCTTCGTCTGGATCTGA
- the dnaE gene encoding DNA polymerase III subunit alpha, translated as MSEEAVIAPSPFVHLRVHSEFSVVDGTVRISDLVKRAAKLGQPAVALTDLSNLFGLIKFYKAARGAGIKPVAGCDIWLTNDDDRDKPHRMLVLVRDREGYLHLCELLSRAYLTNQHKGRAEVRREWLQQATGLIVLSGGRAGDVGQALETGNAAQAEALARQWAAAFPDAYYIELQRAGMDGDEGYVQAALRLAGACKLPVVATHPIQFLDKHEFQAHEARVCIAEGEILANPRRVRRFTADQYMLDSDEMARRFADVPSALANSVEIARRCNLTLVLGKPRLPNFPTPEGVTLDDYLVQLSEQGLEKRLLFLFPNEEERNAKRDAYFERLRWECKTIIQMGFPGYFLIVQDFINWGKNNGVPVGPGRGSGAGSLVAYALGITDLDPIRYDLLFERFLNPERVSMPDFDIDFCQDNRERVIDYVKEKYGRDAVSQIATFGTLGAKAVVRDAGRVLDMPYLFCDGLSKLIPFNPADPWTLERTLKDEPAFKERYEQEEEVRGLVDLAQPLEGLTRNIGMHAGGVLIAPGKLTDFCPLYCQPGQENSAVSQFDKDDVEAAGLVKFDFLGLRNLTILDWAVRYVRQFNEGKRDFDIMAVPLDDPAAYKVLTDANTTAVFQLESRGMKELLKKLRPNTFEDVIAMLALYRPGPLESGMVDDFVNRKHGRAPVDYFHSDLEGTLKSTYGVIVYQEQVMLISQIFGGYSLGGADLLRRAMGKKKPEEMAKHRELFQQGAAAKGHDPNLAVKLFDLMEKFAGYGFNKSHSAAYALISYQTAWLKAYHPAEFLAATLSSDMDDTDKVQTFWRDAKDNGVEVLPPDVNASGYRFEPVADERTAKGLPPRTMRYGLGAVKGTGQSAVEDIVRARQEGGPFRDLFDFCRRVDKHSVNRRTIEALIKAGAFDGIEPNRAALLASVPTAMEAAEQAARSANQVSLFGDDDGSDVVASELAKVPPWNLHTRLTEEKSALGYYFSGHLFDAWRDEVRRIVPMTLARLEPQREPQWMCGVLSGVRAMMTRRGKMVFAVLDDGTAQVEISIFNELYEKHRNRLREDQLIIVHGKVSNDEYSGGMRIVAESLFDLQLAREARARSLRIRLNGNADAEHLRKLLNPYRAEPENGIPGTPVEVIYTRGNFLCTVRLGEDWRVRMADALLDRLNEWTRPEGVEISYS; from the coding sequence ATGTCAGAAGAAGCCGTCATCGCCCCGTCCCCGTTTGTCCATCTGCGCGTCCATTCCGAGTTTTCGGTGGTGGACGGCACCGTCCGTATCTCCGACCTCGTCAAGCGCGCGGCCAAGCTCGGCCAGCCCGCCGTCGCGCTGACGGATTTGTCCAACCTGTTTGGCCTGATCAAGTTCTACAAGGCCGCGCGCGGCGCCGGCATCAAGCCCGTCGCGGGCTGCGACATCTGGCTGACCAACGACGACGACCGGGACAAGCCGCACCGCATGCTGGTCCTGGTGCGCGACCGCGAGGGCTACCTGCATCTTTGCGAGTTGTTGTCGCGCGCGTACCTGACCAACCAGCACAAGGGCCGCGCCGAAGTCCGGCGCGAATGGCTGCAACAGGCCACTGGCCTGATCGTGCTGTCGGGCGGCCGCGCCGGCGACGTCGGCCAGGCGCTCGAAACTGGCAATGCCGCGCAGGCCGAGGCCCTGGCGCGCCAGTGGGCCGCGGCTTTCCCGGATGCCTACTACATCGAACTGCAGCGTGCCGGCATGGATGGCGACGAGGGCTATGTCCAGGCCGCCTTGCGCCTGGCGGGCGCCTGCAAGCTGCCGGTGGTCGCCACGCATCCCATCCAGTTCCTGGACAAGCATGAATTCCAGGCCCACGAGGCGCGCGTCTGCATCGCCGAAGGCGAAATCCTGGCGAACCCGCGCCGCGTGCGCCGCTTCACCGCCGACCAGTACATGCTGGACAGCGACGAAATGGCGCGGCGCTTCGCCGACGTCCCCTCGGCGCTGGCCAACAGCGTGGAAATCGCCCGCCGCTGCAACCTGACGCTGGTGCTGGGCAAGCCGCGCCTGCCGAATTTCCCGACGCCGGAAGGCGTGACCCTGGACGACTATCTGGTCCAGCTGTCCGAGCAGGGCCTGGAAAAGCGCCTGCTGTTCCTGTTCCCCAACGAAGAAGAGCGCAACGCCAAGCGCGACGCCTACTTCGAACGCCTGCGCTGGGAGTGCAAGACCATCATCCAGATGGGCTTCCCCGGCTACTTCCTGATCGTGCAGGACTTCATCAACTGGGGCAAGAACAACGGCGTGCCGGTGGGACCGGGCCGGGGCTCGGGCGCCGGTTCGCTGGTCGCGTACGCACTGGGCATCACCGACCTGGATCCCATCCGCTACGACTTGCTGTTCGAGCGCTTCCTGAATCCGGAGCGGGTATCCATGCCCGACTTCGATATCGACTTCTGCCAGGACAACCGCGAACGCGTCATCGATTACGTCAAGGAAAAGTACGGCCGCGATGCCGTCAGCCAGATCGCCACCTTCGGTACCCTGGGCGCCAAGGCGGTGGTGCGCGACGCCGGCCGCGTGCTGGACATGCCTTACCTGTTCTGCGATGGCCTGTCCAAGCTGATCCCGTTCAACCCGGCCGATCCCTGGACCCTGGAACGCACGCTCAAGGACGAGCCCGCCTTCAAGGAACGCTATGAGCAGGAAGAAGAAGTGCGCGGGCTGGTCGACCTGGCGCAGCCGCTGGAAGGCCTGACGCGCAACATCGGCATGCACGCCGGCGGCGTGCTGATCGCGCCCGGCAAGCTCACCGACTTCTGCCCGCTGTACTGCCAGCCCGGGCAGGAAAACAGCGCGGTATCGCAGTTCGACAAGGACGACGTCGAAGCCGCCGGCCTGGTCAAGTTCGACTTCCTGGGCCTGCGCAACCTGACCATCCTGGATTGGGCCGTGCGCTACGTGCGCCAGTTCAACGAGGGCAAGCGCGACTTCGACATCATGGCCGTGCCGCTGGACGATCCCGCGGCCTACAAGGTGCTGACCGACGCCAACACCACCGCCGTGTTCCAGCTGGAATCGCGCGGCATGAAGGAGCTGCTGAAAAAGCTGCGGCCCAATACCTTCGAAGATGTCATCGCCATGCTGGCGCTCTATCGCCCCGGTCCGCTGGAATCGGGCATGGTGGACGACTTCGTCAACCGCAAGCACGGACGCGCCCCGGTCGACTATTTCCATTCCGACCTGGAGGGTACGCTCAAGAGCACCTACGGGGTCATCGTCTACCAGGAACAGGTGATGTTGATCTCGCAGATCTTCGGCGGCTACTCGCTGGGGGGCGCCGACCTGCTGCGGCGCGCCATGGGCAAGAAAAAGCCCGAGGAAATGGCCAAGCATCGCGAACTGTTCCAGCAAGGGGCGGCGGCCAAGGGACACGATCCCAACCTGGCGGTCAAGCTGTTCGACCTGATGGAAAAATTCGCCGGCTACGGCTTCAACAAGTCGCACTCGGCCGCCTACGCGCTGATTTCCTACCAGACCGCCTGGCTCAAGGCCTACCATCCCGCGGAGTTCCTGGCCGCCACGCTGTCCTCCGACATGGACGACACCGACAAGGTGCAGACCTTCTGGCGCGACGCCAAGGACAACGGCGTGGAGGTGCTGCCGCCGGACGTCAATGCGTCGGGCTATCGCTTCGAACCCGTCGCGGATGAGCGCACGGCCAAGGGCCTGCCGCCCCGCACCATGCGTTATGGGCTGGGCGCCGTCAAGGGCACCGGCCAGAGCGCCGTGGAAGACATCGTCCGCGCCCGCCAGGAAGGCGGCCCGTTCCGCGACCTGTTCGACTTCTGCCGCCGCGTCGACAAGCATTCGGTGAACCGCCGCACCATCGAAGCCCTGATCAAGGCCGGGGCCTTCGACGGCATCGAACCCAACCGCGCCGCGCTGCTGGCCTCCGTGCCCACCGCCATGGAAGCCGCCGAGCAGGCCGCGCGCAGCGCCAACCAGGTATCGCTGTTCGGCGATGACGACGGCAGCGACGTCGTCGCCAGCGAATTGGCCAAGGTGCCGCCCTGGAACCTGCACACCCGCCTGACCGAAGAAAAATCGGCGCTGGGCTATTACTTCAGCGGCCATCTGTTCGACGCCTGGCGCGATGAGGTCCGCCGCATCGTACCCATGACGCTGGCGCGCCTGGAACCGCAGCGCGAGCCGCAGTGGATGTGCGGCGTGCTGTCGGGCGTGCGCGCCATGATGACGCGGCGCGGCAAGATGGTCTTCGCGGTGCTGGACGACGGCACCGCCCAGGTGGAAATCTCCATCTTCAACGAACTCTACGAAAAGCACCGCAACCGGTTGCGCGAAGACCAGCTGATCATCGTTCATGGCAAGGTCAGCAATGACGAATATTCCGGCGGCATGCGCATCGTCGCGGAATCGCTGTTTGACCTGCAGTTGGCGCGCGAGGCCCGCGCGCGGTCGCTGCGCATCCGCCTGAACGGCAATGCCGACGCCGAGCACCTGCGCAAGCTGCTCAATCCCTACCGTGCCGAACCGGAAAACGGCATCCCCGGCACGCCGGTGGAAGTGATCTACACGCGCGGCAATTTCCTGTGCACGGTGCGGCTGGGCGAGGATTGGCGCGTGCGCATGGCCGACGCGCTGCTGGACCGCCTCAACGAATGGACCCGTCCGGAGGGCGTGGAGATCTCCTACTCATGA
- the hrpA gene encoding ATP-dependent RNA helicase HrpA, whose translation MTVKPQTPSRRGRGAPGAGSPSVPASPASSATAATAASRASAASAARPAATPRVIPPIRYPEDLPVSARRDEIARAIQDHQVVIVSGETGSGKTTQLPKICLDLGRGRTRMIGHTQPRRLAATSVARRIAEELDTPLGEIVGYQVRFNDRTGPNAAVKLMTDGILLAETQRDPLLKRYDTLIIDEAHERSLNIDFLLGYLKRVLPRRPDLKVIITSATIDAERFARHFAAEPERPAPVIEVSGRLYPVEVRYRPVRPEETEEAAASRSARERAGDEERDLVDAIVDAVDECARHGPGDVLVFLPGEREIREASEALRKRHPAATEVLALYARLSQAEQEQIFRPRGSGRRVVLATNVAETSLTVPGIRFVVDSGLARVKRYSWRNKVEQLRIEPISRASANQRAGRCGRVGPGVCIRLYDEADFNARAPFTDPEVLRSSLASVILRMKSLKLDDIEDFPFVEAPPGRAIADGYHLLQELGAIEPVQRAEAQETDARDDATGPAFALTRTGQELARLPLDPRIGRMILAAREHQCLTEMLIIASALSIQDPRDRPMQEKEAAENAHAKFADDKSEFLSFLKLWRWYGEQVQHKASQRKLVGLLRQNFLSPLRLREWHDVHTQLASVVGEQGWRLNQTEATFEQIHMALLSGLLGNIGYKSDEGGHYHGARDIRFHIHPSSRMVKKAGRWIIAAELVETTRLYARCVARIEPAWIERAAAHLLRRNWSDPRWEKKAGQVVANERATLYGLVIYAGRRVHYGRINPQHARELFIREALVPGEIDTRLPFVAQNRRLIAEIEKLEHRARRPDILVDEALIEAFYDRQIPAGMSQTATLEKWYAGLDKAAADALLLTRDALMRHEAAGITTEVFPKKVEWQGVTMALDYHFEPGSPRDGVTLAVPLFALNQIDPQRCEWLVPGMLKEKVQLLLKSLPQKIRRHCVPLPDYAAGFYDRWFDRLGDPQQGLLDALADDMWQQVKVRPAPADFKLETLPPHLFMNFRVVDEHGRMLAAGRNLASLKAEFGRQAQADFQQLAARDTQVAQALAQDGLTTWSFGPLPEIMEIKRKGQSVIGYPALVDRGTHCDLDVFDDPDEARRHHKAGLLRLFRLGLREQIKFLEKNLPDLTRMSMLFMPLGSQESLRDQIIDCALERACLAEPWPVDQEAFEARRLEGKGRLGLLAQEVARLTAAVLTEWAALQRKLPQAKSHAAAYADLQQQIGALVPPSFLRDTPYAQLAHFPRYLKAAVARVDKLRADPARDQRLMADMAPLLTQYQRARAALKGAADPRLDEFRWLLEELRVALFAQELRTPVPVSVKRLQKSWESMRR comes from the coding sequence ATGACCGTCAAGCCTCAAACCCCCTCTCGGCGCGGCCGGGGCGCGCCCGGAGCGGGCTCGCCTTCCGTGCCCGCATCGCCAGCATCGTCCGCAACGGCGGCAACCGCCGCATCGCGCGCAAGCGCCGCGTCCGCGGCCAGGCCCGCCGCCACGCCGCGCGTCATCCCGCCCATCCGCTATCCCGAAGACCTGCCCGTCAGCGCGCGCCGCGACGAGATCGCGCGCGCCATCCAGGACCATCAGGTGGTGATCGTCAGCGGCGAAACCGGCTCGGGCAAGACCACGCAGCTGCCCAAGATATGCCTGGACCTCGGCCGTGGCCGCACGCGCATGATCGGCCATACCCAGCCGCGCCGCCTGGCCGCGACCTCGGTGGCGCGCCGCATCGCGGAAGAGCTGGACACCCCGTTGGGTGAAATCGTCGGCTACCAGGTGCGCTTCAACGATCGCACCGGCCCGAATGCCGCCGTCAAGCTGATGACCGACGGTATCCTGCTGGCCGAAACGCAGCGCGACCCCCTGCTCAAGCGCTACGACACGCTGATCATCGACGAAGCGCACGAACGCAGCCTGAACATCGATTTCCTGCTGGGCTACCTGAAGCGCGTGCTGCCGCGCCGGCCGGACCTGAAGGTCATCATCACCTCGGCCACCATCGACGCCGAACGCTTCGCCCGGCACTTCGCCGCCGAGCCGGAGCGTCCCGCGCCGGTGATCGAAGTCTCCGGCCGCCTGTACCCCGTCGAAGTCCGCTACCGCCCCGTGCGCCCGGAAGAGACCGAGGAAGCAGCCGCCTCCCGTTCGGCGCGCGAACGCGCCGGCGACGAAGAGCGCGACCTGGTCGACGCCATCGTCGACGCCGTGGACGAGTGCGCGCGCCACGGCCCGGGCGACGTCCTGGTGTTCCTGCCAGGCGAACGCGAAATCCGCGAGGCTTCCGAAGCGCTGCGCAAGCGCCATCCCGCGGCCACCGAGGTGCTGGCGCTGTACGCCCGCCTGTCGCAGGCCGAGCAGGAACAGATCTTCAGGCCGCGCGGCAGCGGCCGGCGCGTCGTCCTGGCCACCAACGTCGCGGAAACGTCGCTGACCGTGCCAGGCATCCGCTTCGTCGTCGACAGCGGCCTGGCGCGCGTCAAACGCTACTCCTGGCGCAACAAGGTCGAACAGCTGCGCATCGAGCCCATCAGCCGCGCTTCCGCCAACCAGCGCGCAGGCCGCTGCGGCCGCGTGGGTCCCGGCGTCTGCATACGCCTGTATGACGAGGCCGACTTCAACGCGCGCGCGCCCTTCACCGATCCCGAGGTGCTGCGTTCCTCGCTGGCGTCCGTGATCCTGCGCATGAAGTCGCTCAAGCTCGACGATATCGAGGACTTCCCCTTCGTCGAAGCGCCGCCGGGCCGCGCCATCGCCGATGGCTATCATCTGCTGCAGGAGCTGGGCGCGATCGAGCCCGTGCAGCGCGCCGAAGCGCAGGAGACCGACGCGCGCGACGACGCCACCGGCCCCGCCTTCGCTCTGACCCGCACGGGCCAGGAATTGGCGCGCCTGCCGCTGGATCCCCGTATCGGCCGCATGATCCTCGCGGCGCGCGAACACCAATGCCTGACGGAAATGCTGATCATCGCGTCGGCCCTGTCGATCCAGGACCCGCGCGACCGCCCCATGCAGGAAAAAGAGGCCGCCGAAAACGCCCACGCCAAATTCGCCGACGACAAATCGGAATTTCTGTCCTTCCTGAAACTGTGGCGCTGGTACGGCGAACAGGTGCAGCACAAGGCGTCCCAGCGCAAGCTGGTGGGCCTGCTGCGGCAGAATTTCCTGTCACCTCTGCGCCTACGCGAATGGCACGACGTGCATACGCAGCTGGCATCCGTGGTGGGCGAGCAGGGCTGGCGCCTGAACCAGACCGAAGCCACATTCGAACAGATCCACATGGCGCTCCTGAGCGGCCTGCTCGGCAATATCGGCTACAAGAGCGACGAGGGCGGTCATTACCACGGCGCGCGCGATATCCGTTTCCACATCCACCCCAGCTCGCGCATGGTCAAGAAGGCGGGACGCTGGATCATCGCCGCCGAGCTTGTGGAAACCACGCGCCTGTACGCGCGTTGCGTCGCGCGCATCGAACCCGCCTGGATAGAACGGGCCGCCGCGCACCTGCTGCGCCGCAACTGGTCCGACCCGCGTTGGGAAAAGAAAGCGGGGCAGGTCGTCGCCAACGAGCGCGCTACCCTGTATGGCCTCGTCATCTACGCCGGCCGCCGGGTGCACTATGGCCGCATCAATCCTCAGCACGCGCGCGAGCTCTTCATCCGGGAAGCCCTGGTGCCGGGCGAGATCGACACCCGCTTGCCCTTCGTCGCGCAGAATCGCCGCCTGATCGCGGAGATCGAAAAGCTCGAGCATCGCGCCCGCCGGCCCGACATCCTGGTCGACGAGGCGCTGATAGAGGCCTTCTACGATCGCCAGATACCCGCCGGGATGAGCCAGACCGCCACCCTGGAAAAGTGGTACGCCGGCCTGGACAAGGCGGCCGCCGACGCGCTGCTGCTGACGCGCGACGCGCTGATGCGCCACGAGGCCGCGGGCATCACCACCGAGGTCTTCCCCAAGAAGGTGGAGTGGCAGGGCGTCACCATGGCGCTCGACTATCACTTCGAACCCGGCTCGCCGCGCGACGGCGTGACGCTGGCCGTGCCGCTGTTCGCGCTGAACCAGATCGACCCGCAGCGCTGCGAATGGCTGGTGCCCGGCATGCTGAAGGAAAAGGTCCAGCTGCTGCTCAAATCCCTGCCGCAGAAGATCCGCCGCCACTGCGTGCCCTTGCCCGACTATGCGGCCGGCTTCTACGATCGCTGGTTCGATCGCCTGGGCGACCCGCAGCAGGGCCTGCTCGATGCGCTGGCGGACGACATGTGGCAGCAGGTCAAGGTGCGTCCGGCGCCTGCCGACTTCAAGCTGGAAACCTTGCCGCCACACTTGTTCATGAACTTCCGCGTGGTGGACGAGCACGGGCGCATGCTGGCCGCCGGCCGCAACCTGGCGTCGCTGAAGGCGGAATTCGGACGCCAGGCGCAGGCCGATTTCCAGCAGCTGGCCGCGCGCGATACGCAGGTGGCGCAAGCCCTGGCCCAGGATGGCCTCACGACCTGGTCCTTCGGCCCGCTGCCGGAAATCATGGAAATCAAGCGCAAGGGCCAGTCCGTGATCGGCTATCCCGCCTTGGTGGACCGCGGCACGCATTGCGACCTGGACGTCTTCGACGATCCTGACGAAGCCCGCAGGCACCACAAGGCCGGTCTGCTGCGGCTGTTCCGGCTGGGGCTGCGCGAGCAGATCAAGTTCCTGGAAAAGAACCTGCCGGACCTGACCCGCATGAGCATGCTGTTCATGCCGCTGGGCAGCCAGGAAAGCCTGCGCGACCAGATCATCGATTGCGCGCTGGAACGGGCCTGCCTGGCCGAACCCTGGCCGGTCGACCAGGAAGCGTTCGAAGCCCGCCGCCTGGAAGGCAAGGGCCGCCTGGGCCTGTTGGCCCAGGAAGTGGCGCGGCTGACCGCCGCCGTGCTGACGGAATGGGCGGCCCTGCAGCGCAAATTGCCGCAGGCCAAGAGCCACGCGGCCGCCTATGCCGATCTGCAGCAGCAGATAGGCGCGCTGGTGCCGCCCAGCTTCCTGCGCGACACGCCTTACGCGCAGCTGGCGCATTTCCCGCGCTACCTGAAGGCCGCCGTCGCCCGCGTCGACAAGTTGCGCGCCGATCCGGCGCGCGACCAGCGTCTGATGGCCGACATGGCGCCCTTGCTGACGCAATACCAGCGCGCCCGCGCCGCCTTGAAGGGCGCGGCCGATCCACGGCTGGACGAATTCCGCTGGCTGCTGGAAGAACTGCGCGTGGCGCTGTTCGCGCAGGAACTGCGTACGCCCGTGCCGGTGTCGGTCAAGCGCCTGCAGAAGTCATGGGAATCGATGCGCCGCTGA
- a CDS encoding glycosyltransferase family 4 protein: MTPLRIVHSEAAVAFGGQEHRIFKEMIAMRERGHHMEAICQSRAQLVKRLGDEGFKVHQVDMDGVPNYFKGIAAIRRILREGQFDVLNTHSRRDTVIAAPAARMAGTPLIVRTRHLASKVGSMWSYTILPHRVTTVSDHVREYLITRGVPRERVATLYSPIVPPPPIEKSTLRDELNLAETDIVVGCVAVMRPAKGHIALIDAMRPLMATRPNLHLVFVGSGSPTFERVQAYIGELGLESRIHLMGTRRDVPNLLAGFDLFALATEQEASGTVYVEAQASGLPVVGTNVGGVSEMFRDGVSGFLVPSKDQAALTEALRRLIDDPALRRQMGDAGRRMIREEGIFSPQRLAERTEIIYRKWLAERRR, encoded by the coding sequence ATGACACCTTTACGCATCGTCCATTCCGAGGCCGCGGTGGCGTTCGGCGGGCAGGAGCATCGCATCTTCAAGGAGATGATCGCCATGCGCGAGCGTGGCCATCACATGGAGGCCATCTGCCAATCGCGCGCGCAGCTGGTCAAGCGGCTGGGCGACGAGGGCTTCAAGGTCCATCAGGTCGATATGGACGGCGTGCCGAATTACTTCAAGGGCATCGCCGCCATCCGCCGCATCCTGCGCGAAGGCCAATTCGACGTGCTGAATACCCACAGCCGCCGCGACACCGTGATCGCGGCGCCGGCGGCGCGCATGGCCGGCACGCCGCTGATCGTGCGCACCCGCCATCTGGCCAGCAAGGTCGGGTCGATGTGGTCCTACACCATACTGCCGCATCGGGTCACCACCGTCAGCGACCATGTGCGCGAGTACCTGATCACACGCGGGGTGCCGCGCGAACGCGTCGCGACGCTGTATTCGCCCATCGTGCCGCCGCCGCCGATCGAGAAATCCACGCTGCGCGACGAACTGAACCTGGCCGAAACCGATATCGTCGTGGGCTGCGTCGCCGTCATGCGCCCGGCCAAGGGCCATATCGCCCTGATCGATGCCATGCGGCCGCTGATGGCCACGCGGCCCAATCTGCACCTGGTGTTCGTCGGCAGCGGTTCGCCCACCTTCGAACGCGTGCAGGCTTACATCGGCGAACTGGGCCTGGAGTCGCGCATCCACCTGATGGGAACGCGGCGCGACGTGCCCAACCTGCTGGCCGGCTTCGACCTGTTCGCGCTGGCCACCGAACAGGAGGCGTCCGGCACCGTGTACGTCGAGGCGCAGGCCAGCGGCCTGCCGGTGGTGGGTACCAATGTGGGCGGCGTATCTGAAATGTTCCGCGATGGCGTCAGCGGCTTCCTGGTGCCGTCCAAGGACCAGGCCGCGCTGACCGAGGCGCTGCGCCGCCTGATCGACGATCCGGCGCTGCGGCGCCAGATGGGCGACGCCGGACGCCGCATGATCCGCGAAGAAGGCATATTCTCCCCGCAGCGGCTGGCGGAACGCACCGAGATCATCTATCGCAAATGGCTGGCGGAGCGGCGGCGATGA
- a CDS encoding polysaccharide deacetylase family protein, with the protein MRRAHNVPVLMYHHVTPAGGMIATTPAHFESQIERLARDGYTALTADRFAAHLAGEPVPEKSVLITFDDGYLDNWVHAHPILHRYGMHAVMFIVTGWIGDGPARPVAGQAGAPPVPDHAACKAAIGDQRADKVMARWSEIEAMRAAGSFEFHSHTHTHTRWDKVCGDDSALKRDRIAEELRQSRAVLADRLGEHSPHLCWPQGYFDTDYLEAGRQADFRYFYTTDALGQNLAGGDPEHIYRFAVRDRPGRWLARRLWLGGHPFWGPRYHAWKAWKRRLRGRA; encoded by the coding sequence CTGCGTCGCGCGCACAACGTGCCGGTGCTGATGTACCACCACGTCACGCCGGCGGGCGGCATGATCGCCACCACGCCCGCGCATTTCGAAAGCCAGATCGAACGCCTGGCGCGGGACGGCTACACCGCCCTGACGGCCGATCGTTTCGCCGCCCACCTGGCCGGCGAGCCGGTGCCTGAAAAGTCCGTGCTGATCACCTTCGACGACGGCTATCTGGACAACTGGGTGCACGCGCATCCCATCCTGCATCGCTACGGCATGCACGCAGTCATGTTCATCGTCACCGGCTGGATCGGCGACGGTCCGGCCCGTCCGGTGGCGGGGCAGGCGGGGGCGCCACCCGTACCCGACCATGCGGCCTGCAAGGCCGCGATCGGCGACCAGCGCGCCGACAAGGTCATGGCGCGCTGGAGCGAGATCGAAGCCATGCGCGCGGCCGGCAGCTTCGAGTTCCACAGCCACACGCACACGCACACGCGCTGGGACAAGGTCTGTGGCGACGATAGCGCGCTGAAGCGCGACCGCATCGCCGAAGAACTGCGGCAGTCGCGCGCCGTGCTGGCCGACCGCCTGGGCGAGCACAGCCCGCACCTCTGCTGGCCGCAAGGCTATTTCGACACCGATTACCTGGAGGCCGGCCGGCAGGCGGACTTCCGTTATTTCTATACGACCGATGCCCTGGGCCAGAACCTGGCCGGCGGCGATCCTGAACACATCTACCGTTTCGCGGTGCGCGACCGGCCTGGACGCTGGCTGGCGCGGCGGCTGTGGCTGGGCGGCCATCCCTTCTGGGGGCCGCGCTACCACGCCTGGAAGGCCTGGAAACGCCGTCTCAGGGGACGCGCATGA